A genomic stretch from Antarcticibacterium flavum includes:
- the rimM gene encoding ribosome maturation factor RimM (Essential for efficient processing of 16S rRNA) gives MTKDECFYLGKIVSKFSFKGEVLIKLDTDEPEAYTKMESVFVDYNDNLVPFFILKSSLQKSDLLRVKFEDVDTEEDADDLMKCDIYLPLSELPELEEDQFYFHEVIGFTAEDTNYGNIGIIKSINENRAQPLFEIEKDGKEILIPVNDDFISKLDKKNKTIFFNTPPGLLEIYLD, from the coding sequence ATGACCAAAGATGAATGTTTTTATTTAGGAAAAATCGTTAGTAAATTCAGTTTTAAAGGGGAGGTATTGATCAAACTCGATACCGATGAACCTGAAGCTTACACAAAAATGGAATCGGTTTTCGTTGACTATAACGATAATCTGGTTCCATTTTTTATTTTAAAAAGTTCCCTTCAAAAAAGCGACCTGCTGCGTGTAAAATTTGAAGATGTAGATACAGAGGAAGATGCAGATGATCTTATGAAATGCGACATCTACCTACCTCTATCTGAACTACCCGAGCTGGAAGAAGATCAATTCTACTTTCACGAAGTTATAGGTTTCACTGCAGAGGACACTAATTATGGAAATATAGGAATCATCAAGTCGATCAATGAAAACCGGGCTCAACCGCTTTTTGAAATTGAGAAGGACGGTAAGGAGATCCTTATCCCTGTCAATGACGATTTCATCTCTAAACTTGATAAGAAGAATAAGACTATATTCTTTAATACGCCTCCGGGGTTGTTGGAGATTTATCTAGACTAG